One Solanum pennellii chromosome 10, SPENNV200 genomic region harbors:
- the LOC107001715 gene encoding dof zinc finger protein DOF2.5-like, with protein sequence MDTTTQWTKDIGLVTSNMTTQIAPPNVTCSRTSTTMEKKVRPQKDQVVNCPRCNSTNTKFCYYNNYSLTQPRYFCKTCRRYWTEGGTLRNVPVGGGSRKNRRCSISSSSISSSQKLLDLNPNPSLSSLQNPNYNLNLGSNQDLNLGFPSFNIHNHNNYFSGMPQFLDFPKMDKGNNGINHFSTSTSNTSPVSALDLLRKGIASRGLSASISSSSSPSTPDLNALYTSSEVQENGAKMMLPFGCLNNHNNSESKGQENSSSVGFWNDGMLGGGGTW encoded by the exons ATGGATACTACTACTCAATGGACAAAG GATATTGGACTTGTAACATCCAATATGACTACACAAATAGCTCCACCTAATGTTACATGTTCAAGAACATCTACTACAATGGAGAAAAAAGTCAGGCCACAAAAAGATCAAGTTGTAAATTGTCCAAGGTGCAATTCAACAAATACCAAATTTTGTTACTACAACAACTATAGTCTTACTCAACCAAGATACTTTTGTAAGACTTGTAGAAG GTATTGGACAGAAGGTGGTACACTAAGAAATGTTCCGGTTGGAGGTGGTTCAAGGAAGAATAGAAGATGTTcgatatcatcatcatcaatatcatcTTCCCAAAAGCTTCTTGATCTAAACCCTAATCCAAGTCTTAGTTCTCTTCAAAACCCTAACTATAATCTTAATCTTGGAAGTAACCAAGATCTTAATCTAGGGTTTCCATCTTTTAacatacataatcataataattacTTTAGTGGCATGCCTCAATTTCTTGACTTCCCTAAAATGGACAAGGGCAATAATGGAATCAATCATTTTTcaacttcaacttcaaatactagTCCAGTTTCAGCTCTTGATCTTCTTCGAAAGGGGATTGCCTCTAGAGGGTTAAGTGCatctatatcatcatcatcatcaccatcaacaCCAGATTTAAACGCGTTGTACACATCAAGTGAAGTTCAAGAAAATGGTGCAAAAATGATGTTACCATTTGGATGtttgaataatcataataatagtGAGAGTAAAGGGCAAGAGAATTCATCAAGTGTTGGATTTTGGAATGATGGAATGTTAGGTGGAGGAGGAACATGGTGA